One Tachysurus fulvidraco isolate hzauxx_2018 chromosome 2, HZAU_PFXX_2.0, whole genome shotgun sequence DNA segment encodes these proteins:
- the arhgap45b gene encoding rho GTPase-activating protein 45 isoform X2, producing the protein MLKKGTGSKASYSPYSTVQRVKKVESKTKLDLLPNKANVWLKQLSILQEQPRKDGSDASSSSSSASFSTTSSLCPSAVEGSGTASGTHGKLVGCASPAGTLKRPTTLSRNASAAGSPIQSWVFSKGQGRAAIAQSPQTEAVEMPIAIEVEDIPPLLRSVARFAEAVEKLKDVVLEDKRENRRPLAHECLGEVLRILRQIINMYPLLNTVETLTAAGKLISQVKGFHYEVCNETDKKDFEKAIETIAVAFSNNVSELLMGEVDSSTLLSVLPTEKSKSMENLYRISGMETSHDSELAMRAEEVDILLQRSEGGVDSALTYAKAISKYIKDLIGYVEKRISFEVEFSKGLQRVYQTCKQTITQPHMPFFSIYSLALEQDLEQSSAIQQAANTLYSQTFIQPLMQRKQEHEKKRKELKEQWLKAKRKLLESEANLRRAKQVYVTRYEEYEKAKMAASRAEEEGSSSTAKAVDKKKRLEEEARNKAEEAEATYRVCVADATQQQQELEHTKVTVLRQIQEVIKQSDQTLRSATISYYQIMHMQTVGLPVHYQTLCESSKLYDPGQQYATHVKELQMSEEPEVHYTFEPYCASSSHQAARVRSDSSNTDAASSSEGTVTAGDTDDPATAQKEEQRKARGHMTHKSWGSTVSDSDIVVGGNDLGSPTNSAGDISKIARTSSTGTMSSNEDADEKDGGMANFESSNINGIEPDIVVPTGPFRSVGLSRAAQTHRLRKLRSPAKCRQCDSYVYFQGAECEECFLACHKRCLETLAIQCGHKKLQGRLQLFGQDFSQVSSSSSDGIPFIIKKCTCEIERRALRMKGIYRVNGVKTRVEKLCQAFENGKELVELSQSSPHDISNVLKLYLRQLPEPIMPFRLYNSLMGLAKESLALVGPEGPEAGKGPDLVDLGPETDPKLLNLVDRLKELLTELPKLNMTTLRYIARHLRRIAELEEDNKMSPSNLGIVFGPSLMRPRPSGATVSLSSLVDYPYQARIVETLIVFYSTIFPSQSNRTGGVCTVHSPSLQQESSIDGEDSGTNDDETDHPEEHGGTEADKINVGREGSTGTLGSMEHSLDSDSELEEEGGETEEQTLSTINNEDPEVTPPTAEVQNHLGSDSEPPALPESEPPELESPDVIPTSSFAQLSINQSDNN; encoded by the exons atGTTAAAAAAAGGAACAGGTTCCAAAGCAAGCTACAGTCCGTATTCAACGGTCCAGAGAGTCAAGAAAGTAGAGAGCAAAACAAAACTGGATCTGTTGCCCAATAAAGCCAATGTGTGGTTAAAACAA CTGTCCATTCTTCAAGAGCAGCCTCGAAAAGATGGCTCAGATGCTAGTTCTTCCTCTTCGTCTGCATCATTCTCCACCACCTCAAGTCTTTGCCCATCAGCAGTGGAAGGCTCAGGCACTGCGTCTGGCACACATGGAAAACTGGTGGGTTGTGCGTCACCAGCAGGCACACTGAAGAGGCCTACAACTCTGAGTCGCAATGCCAGCGCCGCGGGCTCCCCGATCCAATCCTGGGTGTTCAGTAAGGGCCAAGGCCGGGCTGCTATCGCCCAGAGCCCTCAGACCGAGGCAGTGGAAATGCCGATAGCTATCGAAGTAGAGGACATTCCCCCACTGCTACGTTCCGTGGCTCGCTTTGCTGAGGCTGTGGAGAAACTCAAAGATGTAGTTCTGGAAG ACAAACGGGAGAACCGACGTCCATTGGCCCACGAGTGTCTGGGTGAGGTGCTGCGGATTCTGCGTCAAATCATCAACATGTACCCACTCCTCAACACAGTGGAGACTCTCACCGCCGCCGGCAAACTCATCTCccaggtcaaag GCTTTCATTATGAAGTCTGCAatgaaacagacaaaaaggactTTGAGAAAGCCATCGAGACCATTGCAGTAGCTTTCAGCAACAA TGTCTCAGAGTTGTTAATGGGAGAGGTTGACAGCAGCACTCTTCTATCAGTACTACCCACAGAGAAGAGcaag TCTATGGAGAACCTGTACAGAATCTCTGGTATGGAGACTTCACACGACTCTGAATTGG caatGAGAGCTGAGGAGGTCGACATCCTTCTGCAGCGCAGTGAAGGTGGAGTTGACTCTGCGTTAACGTATGCTAAGGCCATCTCCAAGTACATAAAGGACCTTATTGGCTACGTGGAGAAACGCATCTCTTTTG AGGTGGAATTTTCCAAAGGCCTCCAAAGGGTTTATCAGACATGCAAGCAAACAATCACACAG CCACACATGCCTTTCTTCTCCATATATTCTCTGGCACTGGAGCAGGACCTGGAGCAGAGTTCAGCAATACAGCAAGCTGCAAACACTCTGTACAGCCAGACCTTCATACAG CCTCTGATGCAGAGAAAGCAGGAGCATGAGAAGAAACGAAAAGAGCTGAAGGAACAGTGGCTCAAAGCCAAGAGAAAGCTG TTGGAGTCTGAGGCTAATTTGCGGCGGGCTAAGCAGGTCTATGTCACCCGCTATGAGGAATATGAGAAGGCCAAGATGGCAGCTAGCAGAGCAGAGGAGGAGGGCAGCAGCTCCACGGCCAAAGCAGTGGATAAGAAAAAGCGTCTAGAGGAAGAGGCTCGCAATAAG GCAGAGGAAGCGGAGGCCacataccgtgtgtgtgttgcagacgccacacagcagcagcaggagctgGAGCACACAAAGGTTACAGTGCTGAGACAGATCCAGGAGGTCATCAAGCAAAGTGACCAGACCCTCCGCTCT GCCACTATTTCCTACTACCAGATCATGCATATGCAGACAGTGGGGCTGCCTGTGCACTACCAGACACTGTGTGAGAGCAGTAAGCTGTACGATCCAGGACAGCAGTACGCCACACATGTCAAAGAGCTGCAGATGAGTGAGGAGCCTGAGGTCCATTACACCTTTGAGCCCTACTGTGCCTCCAGCAGCCA TCAGGCAGCCAGAGTGCGCAGTGACAGCTCCAATACTGATGCTGCGAGCAGCTCTGAGGGGACAGTCACAGCTGGAGACACAGACGATCCCGCAACTGCTCAGAAAGAGGAGCAGAGGAAAG CACGTGGTCACATGACTCACAAATCCTGGGGCTCCACCGTGAGTGACTCAGACATTGTTGTCGGAGGAAATGACCTTGGGTCCCCCACCAACAGTGCAG GTGACATCAGTAAAATCGCCCGAACATCGTCCACAGGAACTATGTCATCAAACGAGGACGCCGATGAAAAAGATGGGGGCATGGCCAACTTTGAATCTTCCA ATATAAATGGCATCGAGCCTGATATTGTGGTGCCGACTGGGCCGTTTAGAAGTGTGGGCCTATCCAGAGCTGCACAAACCCACCGCCTGCGCAAACTTCGCTCTCCAGCAAAATGCCGGCAGTGTGACAGCTATGTGTACTTCCAGGGGGCAGAATGTGAGGAG TGTTTCCTGGCTTGCCATAAACGCTGTTTGGAGACTCTGGCCATCCAGTGTGGACATAAGAAACTGCAGGGCCGCCTCCAGCTCTTCGGACAGGATTTCTCCCAGGTgtccagcagcagctctgatggAATTCCTTTCATCATCAAGAAGTGCACATGTGAAATTGAAAGGAGAGCACTTAGGATGAAG GGCATCTACCGGGTGAACGGGGTGAAAACCAGGGTGGAGAAATTGTGCCAGGCTTTTGAAAATGGCAAGGAGCTTGTGGAGCTGTCTCAATCCTCTCCACATGACATCAGCAACGTGCTTAAGCTCTATCTGAGACAG CTTCCAGAGCCTATCATGCCTTTCCGCCTGTATAACAGTCTAATGGGCCTTGCAAAGGAAAGCCTGGCCTTGGTGGGACCTGAGGGGCCCGAGGCTGGGAAAGGACCTGATCTGGTTGATCTGGGTCCAGAGACAGACCCTAAACTTCTGAACCTTGTGGACAGACTAAAGGAGCTCCTCACTGAGCTGCCCAAATTGAACATGACCACACTGCGCTACATTGCGCGCCATCTCCGCAG GATTGCTGAGCTGGAAGAGGACAATAAGATGAGCCCCAGTAATCTGGGCATTGTGTTTGGGCCATCATTGATGCGGCCCCGGCCCTCAGGGGCCACAGTGTCCCTATCTTCTCTGGTGGATTACCCTTATCAGGCCCGCATTGTGGAGACACTCATTGTATTTTACTCCACTATCTTCCCTTCTCAGTCAAATCGTACAGGAGGTGTCTGTACGGTTCACTCGCCATCACTGCAGCAG GAGAGCAGTATTGATGGGGAGGACTCGGGTACAAATGACGATGAAACAGATCACCCTGAAGAACATGGAGGAACCGAGGCAGACAAGATAAATGTGGGACGAG AGGGCTCCACAGGCACACTGGGATCCATGGAGCATAGTCTGGATTCTGACTCAGAGCTGGAGGAGGAAGGAGGTGAGACTGAAGAACAGACACTCTCCACTATCAATAATGAGGATCCTGAAGTAACCCCTCCCACTGCAGAGGTCCAGAATCACTTGGGTTCAGACAGCGAACCTCCTGCATTGCCTGAGAGTGAGCCTCCTGAGCTTGAGAGTCCAGATGTAATACCAACGAGCTCGTTTGCACAGCTCAGCATCAACCAGTCTGACAATAATTAG